In Streptococcus respiraculi, one DNA window encodes the following:
- a CDS encoding VOC family protein, producing MKLDTVHHIAIIGSDYQKTKEFYIDKLGFEQLDEHVRPEKRDILFNVRKGNLVLEIFIKPDAPRRPAMPQPEHTGLRHLAFKVADVESCLKEFDLLNIPHEPLRYDDYGGRKMAFFFDPDGLPLEIHE from the coding sequence ATGAAGTTGGATACCGTACATCACATTGCTATTATTGGCAGTGATTATCAGAAAACCAAGGAATTTTATATCGACAAACTCGGATTTGAGCAGTTGGATGAGCATGTTCGTCCAGAAAAGCGGGATATCCTCTTTAACGTCCGCAAAGGAAATCTGGTTCTGGAAATTTTTATCAAGCCAGATGCGCCCCGAAGACCTGCCATGCCGCAACCAGAACATACAGGCTTACGCCACCTCGCCTTCAAAGTCGCAGACGTAGAAAGCTGTTTAAAAGAATTTGACCTACTAAACATCCCCCACGAACCCTTGCGCTATGACGACTATGGCGGACGCAAAATGGCCTTCTTCTTTGATCCTGACGGACTACCATTGGAAATACATGAATGA
- a CDS encoding IS3 family transposase — protein MSKRSPKSVEEKLEIVCLLLNQEQSLTQLSKQYQVDNQTIQFYNTQCYQAKLNNLTPLEFRNQVA, from the coding sequence ATGTCCAAAAGAAGTCCAAAATCAGTAGAAGAAAAGTTAGAAATTGTTTGCTTATTACTTAACCAAGAACAGTCGCTTACCCAACTTAGTAAACAATATCAGGTCGATAATCAAACAATCCAGTTTTACAATACACAATGCTATCAAGCGAAACTAAACAACCTGACTCCTTTGGAATTCAGGAATCAGGTTGCTTAG
- a CDS encoding DUF3397 family protein — translation MIFLKFASVLLLVLSLVVSITVVKLFRLQKKGWNFADIAFPILAFEFYLISDKAYYHSLLPHLILALSLLSLAIVCYFLMKKRNFSYHRFFKFFWRAGFILTFFMYLALVIAIFTIKS, via the coding sequence ATGATATTTTTGAAATTTGCATCAGTTCTACTTCTTGTTCTTTCCTTGGTTGTTTCGATTACGGTTGTGAAACTATTTCGTTTACAAAAAAAAGGGTGGAATTTTGCCGACATCGCCTTCCCTATCCTTGCTTTTGAATTTTACCTCATTTCAGACAAAGCTTATTATCACAGTCTATTGCCACATCTGATTCTCGCCTTGTCCTTGCTTTCTCTGGCAATTGTCTGTTATTTTTTGATGAAAAAACGTAACTTTTCGTATCACCGCTTTTTCAAATTTTTTTGGCGGGCAGGCTTTATTCTGACCTTCTTCATGTATCTGGCTCTTGTTATTGCCATTTTCACGATAAAGAGTTAA
- the rplK gene encoding 50S ribosomal protein L11 gives MAKKVEKLVKLQIPAGKATPAPPVGPALGQAGINIMGFTKEFNARTADQAGMIIPVVISVYEDKSFDFICKTPPAAVLLKKAAGVEKGSGTPNKTKVATVTRAQVQEIAETKMPDLNAANLESAMRMIEGTARSMGFTVVD, from the coding sequence ATGGCTAAAAAAGTCGAAAAACTTGTAAAACTTCAAATTCCTGCAGGTAAAGCTACTCCAGCTCCACCAGTCGGACCAGCACTTGGTCAAGCAGGGATCAATATCATGGGATTCACTAAGGAATTTAACGCTCGTACAGCTGACCAAGCTGGTATGATTATCCCAGTTGTAATCTCAGTATACGAAGATAAATCATTTGATTTCATCTGTAAAACACCACCAGCTGCTGTTCTTTTGAAAAAAGCTGCAGGTGTTGAAAAAGGTTCAGGCACACCAAACAAAACAAAAGTTGCAACAGTTACTCGTGCGCAAGTACAAGAAATTGCTGAAACTAAAATGCCAGATTTGAACGCTGCAAACCTTGAGTCTGCAATGCGTATGATCGAAGGTACTGCTCGTTCTATGGGATTCACTGTTGTTGACTAA
- the rplA gene encoding 50S ribosomal protein L1, producing the protein MAKKSKQMRAALEKIDSTKAYSVEEAVALAQETNFAKFDATVEVAYNLNIDVRKADQQIRGAMVLPNGTGKTSRVLVFARGAKAEEAKAAGADFVGEDDLVAKINGGWLDFDVVIATPDMMALVGRLGRVLGPRNLMPNPKTGTVTMDVAKAVEESKGGKITYRADKAGIVQAIIGKVSFNAEQLVGNFKAFHDTIVKAKPATAKGTYITSLTITTTQGVGIKVDPNSL; encoded by the coding sequence ATGGCTAAAAAAAGCAAACAAATGCGTGCTGCACTTGAAAAAATCGACAGCACAAAAGCTTACAGCGTAGAAGAAGCTGTGGCTCTTGCACAAGAAACTAACTTTGCAAAATTCGATGCAACTGTAGAAGTTGCTTACAACTTGAACATTGACGTTCGTAAAGCAGATCAACAAATCCGTGGTGCAATGGTATTGCCAAACGGAACTGGTAAAACTTCACGCGTATTGGTGTTTGCACGTGGTGCAAAAGCTGAAGAAGCAAAAGCTGCTGGTGCAGACTTCGTTGGTGAAGATGACCTTGTTGCAAAAATCAACGGTGGTTGGTTAGATTTCGATGTTGTAATTGCAACACCTGATATGATGGCACTTGTTGGACGTCTTGGACGTGTCCTTGGACCACGTAACTTGATGCCAAACCCTAAAACTGGTACTGTAACAATGGATGTTGCAAAAGCAGTTGAAGAGTCTAAAGGTGGTAAAATCACTTACCGTGCTGATAAAGCAGGTATCGTACAAGCTATCATCGGTAAAGTATCATTCAACGCTGAACAATTGGTTGGAAACTTCAAAGCTTTCCACGATACAATTGTTAAAGCAAAACCAGCTACAGCAAAAGGAACATACATCACAAGCTTGACTATCACAACTACTCAAGGTGTGGGTATCAAGGTTGATCCAAATTCATTGTAA
- the yghU gene encoding glutathione-dependent disulfide-bond oxidoreductase: MTDYVKPPVWSWEDENDSRSGNRPTAGSRFEQTLPRGEHPLQVYSLGTPNGIKVAIMLEELREAGVAEAGYDLFLINIGQGDQFGSDFVSINPNSKIPALVDQSGNKDVKVFESAHILLYLAEKYGKFLPQDAETKTEMLNWLFWQTGAAPFVGGGFGHFFHYAPTAQEYPINRYTMETKRQLDLLDQLLTTRSYIAGEEYTIADIAIWSWYGRLVEGSLYPGSAVFLDVDSYKHLKAWTEKIATRPAVQRGLAVEYKSIGK; the protein is encoded by the coding sequence ATGACAGATTATGTAAAACCTCCAGTATGGTCTTGGGAAGATGAAAATGATAGCCGCAGTGGCAACCGTCCGACAGCTGGCAGCCGTTTTGAGCAGACTTTGCCGCGAGGAGAACATCCTTTACAAGTTTATTCGCTCGGTACCCCTAATGGAATCAAGGTAGCGATTATGCTAGAAGAGTTGAGAGAAGCGGGTGTGGCAGAAGCAGGCTACGACCTCTTTCTTATCAATATTGGCCAAGGTGATCAATTTGGGTCAGACTTTGTGTCTATCAATCCAAACTCCAAAATTCCTGCCTTGGTAGACCAATCTGGGAATAAAGATGTCAAGGTCTTTGAATCAGCGCATATTTTGCTCTATTTGGCTGAAAAGTATGGTAAATTCCTGCCACAAGATGCCGAGACAAAAACAGAGATGCTGAACTGGCTCTTTTGGCAAACAGGAGCTGCACCATTTGTTGGAGGTGGATTTGGGCATTTCTTCCATTATGCTCCAACTGCGCAGGAATATCCGATTAATCGCTATACAATGGAAACCAAACGCCAGTTGGATTTGCTGGATCAATTGTTGACGACACGATCTTATATCGCAGGAGAAGAGTATACCATTGCAGATATTGCCATCTGGTCTTGGTATGGGCGACTAGTAGAGGGGAGTCTCTATCCAGGTTCGGCAGTATTTTTAGATGTAGATTCCTACAAACACCTCAAAGCCTGGACTGAAAAAATTGCAACCCGACCAGCAGTACAAAGAGGGTTGGCAGTTGAATATAAGAGTATTGGGAAATAG
- a CDS encoding putative polysaccharide biosynthesis protein, whose product MTETKTTKQTQQQASMVKGLAWLTAGNFISRLLGIAYIIPWYMWMGSHRAEANALFNMGYQVYGNFLLISTIGLPPAVAKQIAKYNVQGRQDISYYIVREFLKLMLILGAIVAGVMFICSPTLAELSGAKEQLTPVMYSLVPPLFIFPAMSIMRGFFQGHQDMKPYAISQIVEQIVRVIWILGTTFYIMNLGSGDYLSAVIQSTFAAFIGMIASAGVLIYTLYKEGFIEKIMKAKPAGDTIHLKTLILETMKEAIPLIILGCAIQIFQMVDQLTFVNTLLQITDYTREELLVFSAYMTSNPSKITMLIIGISVSIAAVAIPMVTERFVQKDMKGTADLIVDNIQLFFLLIIPAIVGAVVIARPLYSVFYGPAKDQAIYLFIINLLLIFIQGLYSLVGVLIQAIFQNRKAIWYFFIGLGVKLVLQFPALYVFQVYGPLVSTAVGLTVSVVLFDRRINQVLPISQRRLWKDIRKVLVISLIMGIGVWLVETGLSLVMPATGYVSSAIHVGISGLVGVLIFGSLTLKTRQLDKLIGSRAVLLRKKLHIS is encoded by the coding sequence ATGACGGAAACGAAAACAACTAAACAGACACAGCAGCAGGCAAGTATGGTAAAGGGACTTGCGTGGTTGACCGCCGGAAATTTTATCAGCCGTTTGCTCGGGATTGCCTACATTATTCCATGGTATATGTGGATGGGCAGCCATCGGGCAGAGGCCAATGCTCTTTTTAACATGGGCTATCAAGTGTATGGGAATTTTTTGCTCATTTCAACAATTGGACTTCCCCCTGCGGTAGCGAAGCAGATTGCCAAGTATAATGTGCAGGGGCGTCAGGATATTTCCTACTACATAGTCAGAGAGTTTTTAAAACTCATGTTGATTCTAGGTGCTATTGTTGCAGGGGTGATGTTCATTTGCTCACCAACCTTGGCGGAGCTTTCAGGAGCGAAAGAGCAGTTAACGCCAGTCATGTATAGTCTGGTTCCACCACTCTTTATTTTCCCTGCTATGAGTATTATGCGCGGTTTTTTCCAAGGGCATCAAGATATGAAGCCCTATGCCATTAGCCAAATTGTTGAGCAGATTGTCCGTGTGATTTGGATTCTAGGAACGACCTTTTATATCATGAATTTAGGGTCAGGTGATTACCTTTCGGCAGTGATTCAGTCGACCTTCGCTGCTTTTATTGGAATGATTGCAAGTGCTGGGGTATTGATTTACACGCTTTATAAAGAAGGTTTTATTGAAAAAATCATGAAGGCCAAGCCTGCAGGCGATACAATTCATTTAAAAACGCTGATTCTAGAGACAATGAAAGAAGCGATTCCTCTCATTATTTTAGGTTGTGCCATTCAGATTTTCCAGATGGTGGACCAGCTGACCTTTGTCAATACCCTTCTTCAGATTACCGATTACACAAGAGAAGAATTGTTGGTGTTTTCAGCCTATATGACCTCTAATCCAAGTAAGATTACTATGTTGATTATTGGGATTTCTGTCTCAATTGCTGCTGTGGCGATTCCGATGGTGACAGAGCGTTTTGTACAAAAGGATATGAAAGGGACTGCGGATTTGATTGTCGACAATATCCAGCTCTTTTTCCTCTTGATTATTCCAGCGATCGTAGGAGCAGTGGTTATCGCACGACCGCTCTATAGTGTCTTTTATGGTCCTGCCAAAGATCAAGCGATTTATCTCTTTATCATCAATCTTCTTTTAATTTTCATTCAAGGCTTGTATTCATTGGTGGGAGTACTGATTCAGGCAATTTTCCAGAACCGGAAAGCGATTTGGTATTTCTTCATCGGTTTAGGGGTAAAACTGGTTCTTCAATTCCCAGCCCTATATGTATTCCAAGTTTACGGTCCTCTAGTGTCGACTGCGGTTGGCTTGACCGTTTCGGTGGTTTTATTTGACCGTCGAATCAATCAAGTCCTTCCAATTTCGCAAAGGCGCTTATGGAAAGATATTCGCAAGGTTCTGGTGATTTCCCTTATTATGGGAATAGGCGTTTGGCTGGTGGAAACAGGTCTTAGCTTGGTTATGCCTGCAACAGGTTATGTCTCCAGTGCGATTCACGTAGGGATTTCAGGACTTGTTGGTGTTCTGATTTTTGGAAGTTTGACCTTGAAGACCCGTCAATTGGATAAATTGATTGGCAGTCGAGCAGTTCTCTTACGTAAAAAATTACATATTTCGTAG
- the pyrH gene encoding UMP kinase: MKPKYERILIKLSGEALAGERGVGIDIPTVQKMAQEIQEVAASGVQIALVIGGGNLWRGEPAAAAGMDRVQADYTGMLGTVMNALVMADALQQFGVDTRVQTAIAMQSVAEPYIRGRALRHLEKGRIVIFGAGIGSPYFSTDTTAALRAAEIEADAILMAKNGVDGVYNADPKKDANAVKFNELTHREVISRGLKIMDATASTLSMDNDIDLVVFNMNEPGNIKRVVFGEQIGTTVSNNKEVK; this comes from the coding sequence ATGAAACCAAAATATGAACGTATTCTTATAAAGTTATCTGGAGAAGCTTTGGCTGGTGAACGTGGTGTGGGGATTGATATTCCTACGGTTCAAAAAATGGCGCAAGAAATTCAGGAAGTAGCGGCTTCAGGTGTTCAGATTGCTTTGGTAATCGGTGGTGGAAATCTTTGGCGTGGAGAGCCAGCAGCAGCAGCAGGTATGGACCGCGTTCAGGCTGACTATACAGGAATGCTTGGTACGGTGATGAACGCCCTGGTCATGGCAGATGCTCTTCAACAGTTCGGTGTGGATACACGTGTGCAGACAGCGATTGCCATGCAATCAGTCGCAGAGCCCTATATCCGTGGACGCGCCTTGCGCCATTTGGAAAAAGGAAGAATTGTGATTTTCGGTGCAGGAATTGGGTCTCCTTACTTTTCAACAGATACGACCGCAGCCCTTCGTGCCGCTGAGATTGAGGCAGATGCAATTTTAATGGCTAAAAATGGTGTGGATGGTGTCTATAATGCAGATCCGAAGAAAGATGCGAATGCGGTGAAATTCAATGAGTTGACCCACCGTGAGGTCATCAGCCGTGGCTTGAAAATCATGGATGCGACTGCTTCTACCTTGTCAATGGACAACGATATTGACCTTGTTGTCTTTAACATGAACGAGCCTGGTAATATCAAACGTGTTGTATTTGGAGAGCAAATCGGAACAACGGTTTCAAATAACAAAGAAGTAAAATAA
- the frr gene encoding ribosome recycling factor, with protein sequence MTKEIISKAQERMAQSHQSLAREFSHIRAGRANASLLDRISVEYYGADTPLNQLAGITVPEARVLLITPFDKSILKDIERALNASDLGLTPQSDGTVIRLVIPALTEETRKNLAKDVKKVGENSKVAIRNIRRDAMDEAKKAEKAKEITEDDLKSLEKEIQKVTDDAIKKIDQMTAEKEKELLEV encoded by the coding sequence ATGACAAAGGAAATTATTTCAAAAGCGCAAGAGCGCATGGCCCAGTCACATCAAAGTTTGGCACGTGAATTTAGCCACATTCGCGCAGGACGCGCAAATGCAAGCCTATTAGACCGCATCTCAGTTGAGTACTACGGAGCAGATACTCCGCTCAACCAATTGGCAGGGATTACTGTTCCAGAAGCACGTGTCTTGTTGATTACCCCATTTGACAAGTCTATCTTAAAAGATATTGAACGTGCCTTGAATGCTTCTGATCTTGGTCTGACCCCACAATCTGACGGTACAGTCATTCGCTTGGTCATTCCAGCTTTGACCGAAGAAACTCGTAAAAACTTGGCCAAAGATGTGAAAAAGGTCGGAGAAAATTCTAAGGTAGCCATCCGTAATATCCGCCGCGATGCTATGGACGAAGCGAAGAAAGCTGAAAAAGCTAAAGAAATTACCGAAGATGATTTGAAATCACTTGAGAAAGAGATTCAAAAAGTCACAGATGATGCCATTAAGAAAATCGACCAAATGACGGCTGAGAAAGAAAAAGAACTCTTAGAGGTATAA
- the cvfB gene encoding RNA-binding virulence regulatory protein CvfB, which produces MNQLLATFITGLVTDENKEFYFVQKEGLTFALAKEEGEHALGESVKGFAYTDMKQKLRVTTKEVAATRTSFGWGEVTEVRRDLGVFVDTGLPDKQVVVSLDVLPDLKELWPKKGDKLYVRYDVDKKDRIWALPAFQEDFQRLAGPAYDNMQNQNLRAIVYRLKLSGTFVYLPDNHMLGFIHPSERFAEPRLGEELQVRVIGYRQVDRTLNLSVKPRSFEMLENDAQMVLTYLESNGGFMTLNDKSSPDEIKATFGISKGQFKKALGGLMKAGKIKQDSFGTELV; this is translated from the coding sequence ATGAATCAATTATTAGCAACCTTTATCACGGGTCTCGTGACCGACGAGAATAAGGAATTTTACTTTGTCCAAAAGGAGGGCTTGACCTTTGCCCTTGCAAAAGAAGAGGGAGAGCATGCGCTGGGTGAATCGGTGAAAGGCTTTGCTTATACGGATATGAAGCAGAAACTCCGTGTGACGACCAAAGAAGTAGCAGCCACCCGCACGAGCTTTGGCTGGGGAGAGGTGACAGAAGTGCGCCGAGACCTCGGTGTCTTTGTCGATACGGGCTTGCCTGACAAGCAGGTGGTCGTATCCCTTGATGTCTTACCTGACTTGAAAGAATTGTGGCCGAAAAAAGGCGATAAGCTCTATGTCCGTTACGATGTGGATAAAAAAGACCGCATCTGGGCTCTACCTGCTTTTCAAGAGGATTTTCAGCGTTTGGCGGGACCTGCCTATGACAATATGCAAAATCAAAATTTGCGGGCCATTGTCTATCGCTTGAAATTGAGTGGGACCTTTGTGTATCTACCAGATAATCATATGCTGGGCTTTATTCACCCAAGCGAGCGTTTTGCAGAGCCACGTTTAGGTGAAGAATTGCAGGTGCGGGTCATTGGCTACCGTCAGGTGGACCGAACCTTGAACTTATCTGTCAAACCGCGTTCTTTTGAGATGTTAGAAAATGATGCGCAGATGGTCTTGACCTATCTGGAGAGTAACGGTGGCTTTATGACTTTAAATGATAAGTCATCTCCAGATGAGATTAAGGCAACTTTTGGTATTTCAAAAGGACAGTTTAAGAAAGCCCTAGGTGGCTTGATGAAGGCTGGAAAGATTAAGCAGGATTCATTTGGAACAGAATTAGTCTAA
- a CDS encoding DUF1958 domain-containing protein, producing MKKLVAWCMVLVLSIISVPVWADELMDITRAAGYDVKEINRPKSSIIIDGNTGDVVWQDNPDEVRDPASMSKVMTLYLVYEAMSQGKFNEDTVITATANDQAIAGIYEISNNKIVAGVDYTVGELITMTAVPSSNATTVMLANYVSNNDPDAFLDMMNAKSQELGMTNTYWSNASGASAASFKGYYNPTRYDHNAANQTTARDLSILVYHFLKNYPAILEHTKHPVVTVKAGTPYEETFETYNYSLPGAKYGIKGVDGLKTGSSPLAAFNYIATIKRGEQRLISLIMGVGDWSDQDGEYYRHPFGNALIEKAYADYDYKKVLSAGKQTINGQTYHLPSDFYATVRRGEEPTYTVENNQLRVNNGLESVSPLISDSMAVEQAEAGTGLTATSSTDAGLNKLNSIDWKGLVGTYWYVVVIPLVLIGLALPLILAKRKSKKRREQVAEVRSRRQRRR from the coding sequence GTGAAGAAACTTGTAGCGTGGTGTATGGTGCTTGTCTTATCCATTATTTCAGTGCCGGTCTGGGCAGATGAATTGATGGATATTACGCGAGCGGCTGGGTATGATGTCAAAGAAATCAACCGTCCTAAGTCGTCAATCATTATTGATGGAAATACGGGTGATGTTGTTTGGCAAGATAATCCTGATGAGGTGCGTGATCCAGCTAGTATGAGTAAGGTTATGACCCTGTATCTGGTCTATGAGGCCATGAGTCAAGGGAAATTTAACGAAGATACGGTTATTACAGCGACAGCAAATGACCAAGCAATTGCAGGAATCTATGAAATCTCCAATAACAAGATTGTGGCAGGTGTGGACTATACTGTTGGTGAATTGATTACCATGACCGCGGTTCCGTCTTCCAATGCGACCACAGTGATGTTGGCCAATTATGTTTCAAATAATGATCCAGATGCCTTTTTGGATATGATGAATGCTAAGTCACAGGAGTTGGGGATGACCAACACCTATTGGTCAAATGCTAGTGGAGCATCTGCAGCTTCCTTTAAAGGTTACTACAATCCAACCCGCTACGATCATAATGCAGCCAATCAGACAACAGCAAGGGATTTATCTATTCTTGTCTATCATTTTCTGAAAAATTATCCGGCAATTTTGGAGCATACCAAGCATCCTGTGGTGACGGTGAAGGCTGGGACGCCTTATGAAGAAACCTTTGAAACCTACAATTATTCACTGCCTGGTGCGAAATACGGGATTAAAGGTGTGGATGGTTTGAAGACGGGTTCTAGTCCGCTTGCTGCTTTTAACTATATTGCAACCATTAAACGAGGGGAGCAGCGTCTCATCAGTCTGATTATGGGAGTTGGTGACTGGTCTGATCAAGATGGGGAATACTATCGCCATCCATTTGGTAATGCCTTGATTGAAAAAGCCTATGCTGATTATGATTACAAAAAAGTATTGAGCGCAGGTAAGCAGACCATCAATGGTCAAACCTACCATCTACCGTCAGATTTTTATGCGACGGTGCGCCGTGGAGAAGAGCCAACCTACACAGTTGAAAATAATCAACTACGGGTCAACAATGGACTAGAGTCTGTTAGTCCATTGATTTCAGATAGCATGGCAGTTGAACAGGCAGAAGCAGGGACAGGTTTAACAGCTACAAGTAGTACTGATGCTGGCTTAAATAAGTTGAACTCGATTGATTGGAAGGGATTGGTAGGTACTTACTGGTATGTTGTGGTCATTCCTTTGGTGCTGATTGGCTTGGCTTTACCACTGATATTGGCGAAACGTAAGAGTAAGAAACGCCGTGAGCAGGTAGCAGAAGTCCGGTCACGCCGTCAGCGTAGAAGATAG